One stretch of Bacteroidia bacterium DNA includes these proteins:
- a CDS encoding PKD domain-containing protein, translating to MNYNKHFFLAITLLLLSVIPSHAKTIRALFLGNSYTQVNNLPALIANLASTNGDTLIYSSNTPGGQTLWGHSTNSTSLNLIAQGGWDFVILQEQSQLPAFSDDEVSQSVYPYAIYLDSLIHVSNPCAQTLFYMTWGRKNGDAGNCPYFPPICTYEGMDNLLQLRYSNMAAMTNGVISPVAKVWRALRLHHPGIELYSGDESHPSVAGSFAGACTFYSFMFKKNPVNSDFNSGLTPDQAATIKAVAAEVAYDSLDYWYRFQLKPNALFSFMQLDSSLTFINGSTNASTFLWDFGNNDTSMQKEPTYIYNKSGNYTIRLIALDQCGNSDTAFTNALIELENEDTTGSLGISTLNTATAVSIFPNPIIHELTIVGTSPLADIRISDMYGKVVFQQSLNQSYQSTINLSVLAPGIYWIWVHNQPYRITKVD from the coding sequence ATGAATTACAACAAGCATTTTTTTTTAGCAATTACACTGCTCCTTCTTTCTGTTATTCCAAGCCATGCAAAGACAATCCGAGCTTTATTTTTGGGCAATAGTTACACCCAAGTCAATAATTTACCGGCACTCATAGCTAATTTAGCAAGCACGAATGGCGACACATTAATATATAGTTCCAACACTCCAGGAGGTCAGACCCTGTGGGGACATTCAACCAATTCAACAAGTCTTAACCTAATTGCGCAGGGTGGATGGGATTTTGTAATATTACAAGAACAGAGCCAACTACCTGCATTTTCTGATGACGAAGTAAGTCAATCGGTTTATCCTTATGCTATCTATTTAGATAGTTTAATACATGTTTCAAATCCTTGTGCTCAAACGTTGTTTTATATGACTTGGGGCAGAAAGAATGGCGATGCGGGCAACTGTCCTTATTTTCCGCCCATTTGCACATATGAAGGCATGGATAATCTGTTACAATTGCGATATAGCAATATGGCAGCAATGACAAATGGCGTAATTTCACCGGTTGCAAAAGTGTGGAGAGCACTTCGCTTACATCATCCCGGAATTGAATTGTATTCAGGAGACGAGAGCCATCCAAGTGTTGCCGGCTCATTTGCAGGTGCTTGTACTTTTTACAGCTTCATGTTCAAGAAAAACCCAGTAAACTCTGACTTCAATTCGGGATTAACTCCTGATCAAGCAGCTACAATCAAAGCTGTTGCCGCTGAGGTTGCTTATGATAGCCTTGATTATTGGTACAGATTTCAACTTAAACCGAATGCACTTTTCTCTTTCATGCAACTTGATTCAAGCCTTACTTTTATTAACGGTTCAACAAATGCCTCCACATTTCTTTGGGACTTTGGCAACAATGACACAAGTATGCAAAAAGAACCGACATACATATACAACAAAAGTGGCAATTACACCATTCGTTTAATCGCTTTAGATCAATGCGGAAACTCAGACACTGCATTTACCAATGCATTGATTGAATTAGAAAATGAAGACACCACAGGCTCTTTAGGGATCTCAACTTTAAATACAGCTACGGCTGTTTCTATTTTTCCTAACCCAATTATACACGAACTCACTATTGTCGGAACCTCTCCTCTTGCAGACATTAGGATAAGCGATATGTATGGCAAGGTGGTATTCCAACAATCTTTAAATCAATCGTATCAATCCACTATCAACTTGAGCGTATTAGCTCCCGGTATCTATTGGATTTGGGTGCACAATCAACCTTACAGAATTACAAAAGTGGACTAA
- a CDS encoding TlpA family protein disulfide reductase translates to MRKILLLILLSPIVAMSQPLGNYELSIQNDAGDWLPFRIAFIEKSNQKVLQIINAQETIELTPFSVQHDSAYFHFINYNAEIVFTNLNSDVLNGYWINHESTIARKREFIASKLPASKSSTQNTSQDFAGKWKVTVQLPDRSYNAIFQFEQNNNKLTGTMRTKSGDYRYLEGEVHDNKFYVSTFMGNSIFQISGTLEQGRLIGNMLTTNSSTTKFVAERDAKFELPALDMITKKKNNLQFNLNLKDENGELQNFSNLTKDKVTIVTIFGTWCPNCVDEIDYFQLLQQKFPNLQIIAVAFEYADSEAEQQRRVQGFKNRKQIKTQFLIGGKVSKDNVNSKFPMIDFSGIYPSSFLIDKKGKIKEIHTGFNGPATGILFEKYKEELEAEIGKLMKGK, encoded by the coding sequence ATGAGAAAAATACTGTTGCTCATACTCCTCTCTCCTATCGTTGCCATGTCTCAACCACTTGGAAACTATGAACTGTCTATCCAAAATGATGCGGGAGATTGGCTGCCTTTCAGAATAGCTTTTATTGAAAAGTCTAATCAAAAGGTTTTGCAGATTATTAATGCACAAGAAACCATTGAATTAACTCCATTTTCTGTTCAACATGATTCTGCATATTTTCATTTTATCAATTACAATGCTGAAATTGTGTTCACAAACCTCAACAGCGATGTGCTCAACGGATATTGGATTAATCATGAAAGTACGATAGCAAGAAAACGTGAATTCATTGCATCAAAATTACCGGCAAGCAAGAGCAGTACTCAGAATACAAGCCAAGATTTTGCAGGAAAATGGAAAGTAACAGTGCAACTCCCTGACCGTTCTTATAATGCCATCTTTCAATTTGAACAGAACAACAACAAACTCACCGGAACTATGCGCACCAAGTCTGGAGATTACAGGTATTTAGAAGGAGAGGTGCATGATAATAAATTTTATGTGAGTACATTTATGGGTAACTCTATTTTTCAAATCTCAGGTACATTAGAACAAGGGCGACTTATAGGCAACATGCTGACCACCAACTCCAGTACTACCAAGTTTGTTGCAGAAAGAGATGCAAAGTTTGAATTGCCTGCTTTGGACATGATTACAAAAAAGAAAAACAACTTGCAGTTCAATCTGAATTTGAAAGATGAAAACGGTGAATTGCAGAACTTTAGCAATCTCACCAAAGACAAAGTTACCATTGTTACCATATTTGGTACTTGGTGTCCCAATTGTGTGGATGAAATAGACTATTTTCAGCTATTGCAACAAAAATTTCCGAACCTCCAAATTATCGCAGTTGCTTTTGAGTATGCTGACAGCGAAGCAGAGCAACAAAGACGTGTGCAAGGATTTAAAAACAGAAAACAAATAAAAACACAGTTTTTGATTGGCGGGAAAGTCAGCAAAGACAATGTGAACAGTAAGTTTCCGATGATAGATTTCTCAGGAATTTATCCAAGCTCATTCTTGATTGACAAGAAAGGGAAAATCAAAGAAATACACACCGGCTTTAATGGACCCGCAACAGGAATTCTTTTTGAAAAATATAAAGAAGAATTAGAAGCCGAAATCGGCAAACTGATGAAGGGGAAATAA
- a CDS encoding pirin family protein — MKHRSIEIIVSPPAPHYVGDGFRVHNFIPGGFRLDMQRMDPFLVLDYNSKFYFPPSETPKGVGTHPHKGFETVTIAYKGKIRHNDNSGGGGIIGEGDVQWMTAGSGILHKEFHEEGFSKQGGEFQMVQLWVNLSAENKKQAPKYQSIAKEQIKQFVLPNNAGTIEVIAGNYQGTEGAAQTFSPVELQNAKLKKGGKATFTFPNFYTTAALVIEGSILVNGTETAPTDHFVLFDTDEDSFEIEALEDAVVLILAGKPLREPIAAHGPFVMNTRNEIIEAIDDFNNGKFGVLA; from the coding sequence ATGAAACATAGAAGTATAGAAATCATAGTATCTCCTCCTGCACCTCATTATGTAGGTGACGGATTTAGAGTTCACAATTTTATTCCGGGAGGATTCAGATTGGATATGCAACGCATGGATCCGTTTTTGGTTTTGGATTACAATTCAAAATTCTACTTCCCTCCTTCTGAAACTCCTAAAGGGGTTGGCACTCACCCTCACAAAGGTTTTGAGACAGTTACAATTGCCTATAAAGGCAAAATAAGACACAATGACAACAGCGGTGGCGGTGGTATTATCGGAGAAGGTGATGTGCAATGGATGACTGCCGGCTCGGGCATTTTACATAAAGAATTTCATGAAGAAGGATTCAGCAAACAAGGCGGAGAATTCCAAATGGTGCAACTCTGGGTAAACTTATCTGCCGAAAATAAAAAACAAGCTCCAAAATACCAAAGCATTGCAAAAGAACAAATCAAACAATTTGTATTGCCTAATAATGCAGGAACAATCGAGGTTATTGCCGGCAACTATCAAGGGACTGAGGGTGCTGCCCAAACCTTTTCTCCTGTTGAATTGCAAAATGCAAAATTGAAAAAAGGAGGTAAAGCAACCTTTACTTTTCCAAACTTTTATACAACAGCTGCTTTGGTTATTGAAGGAAGTATTCTTGTAAACGGTACTGAAACAGCCCCTACTGATCACTTTGTTTTGTTTGACACAGACGAAGATTCTTTTGAAATTGAAGCATTAGAGGATGCCGTTGTATTGATTTTAGCCGGCAAACCACTACGCGAGCCTATTGCGGCTCATGGTCCTTTTGTAATGAATACAAGAAATGAAATTATTGAAGCAATTGATGATTTCAATAATGGGAAATTTGGAGTGTTAGCATAA
- a CDS encoding YceI family protein — MSNTAIQSKWSIDPAHSEIGFKVRHMVVSNVKGKFQNFNVDITTQGNDFATAQVKVDIEAASVFTNNEQRDGHLKSSDFFDAETHTHLHFESTRVNKINEDQFQIIGNLTIRGISKEVTLDAEFGGIVNDPYGNERAGFTISGTINRQEFGLNWNAVLEAGGLVVSDDVKINIDAEIIKNK, encoded by the coding sequence ATGAGTAACACAGCAATTCAATCAAAATGGTCAATTGACCCGGCACACAGTGAAATCGGATTTAAAGTTCGTCACATGGTAGTGAGCAATGTAAAAGGTAAGTTTCAGAATTTCAATGTTGATATAACAACGCAAGGCAATGACTTTGCTACAGCACAAGTAAAAGTCGATATTGAAGCTGCTTCAGTTTTTACAAATAACGAACAAAGAGACGGACACCTTAAGAGCTCTGATTTCTTTGATGCAGAAACCCACACACACTTACATTTTGAGAGTACCCGAGTTAACAAAATCAATGAAGATCAATTTCAAATCATTGGTAATTTAACAATCAGAGGCATCAGCAAAGAAGTTACCCTTGATGCAGAATTCGGAGGTATCGTAAACGATCCTTACGGCAACGAAAGAGCAGGGTTCACTATTAGCGGAACAATTAACAGACAAGAGTTTGGCTTAAATTGGAATGCTGTTTTAGAAGCGGGCGGACTTGTTGTAAGCGATGATGTCAAAATCAATATTGACGCAGAAATCATTAAAAACAAATAA
- a CDS encoding Crp/Fnr family transcriptional regulator — protein sequence MSRFHDYLRDKALVRPEHLEKLCSGCLSNRTVKKGKILLMKDELCKHTFFVESGLLRMYSIDGKGKEHIIQFAPEDWFVSDRSSIYFGQKSEYFIDAIEDSVLSVLDPQYFEDANNISPEFRTYNDYLLQNHIRHLQDRVNMLIGANAQDRYIEFLRLYPDLTQRVPQWMIASYLGITAESLSRVRKEMATHRTLI from the coding sequence ATGAGCCGCTTTCATGATTATCTACGCGATAAAGCATTAGTACGACCAGAACATTTAGAAAAATTATGTTCAGGTTGTTTGAGCAATAGGACTGTAAAAAAAGGGAAAATATTGCTGATGAAAGATGAACTATGTAAACACACTTTCTTTGTAGAATCAGGATTGTTGCGCATGTATTCCATAGATGGAAAAGGCAAAGAGCATATTATTCAATTTGCGCCCGAAGACTGGTTTGTAAGCGATAGAAGCAGCATCTATTTCGGACAAAAGTCTGAGTACTTTATTGACGCCATCGAAGATTCTGTATTAAGCGTGCTTGACCCTCAATATTTTGAAGATGCAAACAACATTAGTCCCGAATTTAGAACTTATAATGATTATCTACTGCAAAACCACATCAGACATTTGCAAGACAGAGTAAATATGTTGATTGGTGCAAACGCTCAAGACAGATATATTGAATTTTTGAGACTATATCCCGATTTGACTCAACGTGTTCCGCAATGGATGATTGCTTCCTATTTAGGAATTACAGCCGAAAGTCTGAGTCGTGTAAGAAAAGAAATGGCAACTCATCGTACTCTTATTTAA
- a CDS encoding patatin-like phospholipase family protein: MAKKVRILSLDGGGIRGIIPASVLQYVEQKLIEYSNNPNARIADYFDMIVGTSTGGILGCFYMMPNPKRFESGNPSAKYPATEALKLYVEKGDAIFNQSKKNNWFGLRQLVNATQFTPDNIEAIFKEKFGDIMFDQLLGRLIITTYDMQTQRSFFFNSREQKEIDRKERKFMVRDVARSTSAAPTYFPPAIIRNFGNNSEMVNIDGGVFANNPTMCAYAEARSTNFENLGLNRPSAKDMMILSIGTGSQNLDLKNYQKAGNWGALNWAKTIPDIMMDGGLDTVNYQVGLMFDTLTDGNNKNYKRVDVPKNLRGLGEGATTIYNSDMSDASQKNIQSLVRAGQEAIKDANTTKDNEHTLDDFIKLLVDENSLNPKDIPV, from the coding sequence ATGGCAAAAAAAGTACGCATTTTAAGCCTTGATGGCGGTGGCATTAGAGGAATAATCCCTGCCTCTGTTTTGCAATATGTAGAACAGAAATTGATTGAATACAGCAACAACCCCAATGCGCGTATCGCTGATTACTTTGACATGATTGTAGGAACAAGTACCGGAGGAATTTTGGGTTGTTTCTATATGATGCCCAACCCAAAACGCTTTGAATCGGGCAACCCTTCTGCTAAATATCCTGCAACTGAAGCACTGAAATTGTATGTCGAAAAAGGAGATGCTATTTTTAACCAATCTAAAAAGAATAATTGGTTTGGGTTGAGACAATTAGTGAATGCTACACAGTTTACACCTGATAATATTGAAGCAATTTTTAAAGAAAAGTTTGGCGATATTATGTTTGATCAATTACTCGGCAGATTAATCATCACTACTTATGATATGCAAACTCAACGCTCTTTCTTCTTTAACAGTAGAGAACAAAAGGAAATTGACAGAAAAGAAAGAAAATTCATGGTTCGCGATGTGGCACGATCTACTTCAGCGGCTCCGACCTATTTTCCTCCCGCCATTATTCGTAATTTTGGAAACAATTCGGAAATGGTCAATATTGACGGAGGAGTTTTTGCAAACAATCCAACAATGTGCGCCTATGCCGAAGCCCGTTCAACTAATTTTGAGAATCTTGGACTAAACAGACCCAGTGCAAAAGATATGATGATTTTATCCATTGGAACCGGATCTCAGAATTTAGACCTGAAAAACTATCAAAAAGCAGGTAATTGGGGAGCTTTAAACTGGGCTAAGACTATACCCGACATCATGATGGATGGCGGATTAGATACTGTGAATTACCAAGTAGGGCTGATGTTTGACACATTAACTGACGGAAATAATAAAAACTATAAAAGAGTAGATGTGCCAAAAAATCTACGTGGATTAGGTGAAGGAGCTACTACAATATATAATTCTGACATGAGCGATGCTTCTCAAAAAAATATTCAAAGCTTAGTGAGAGCAGGACAAGAAGCAATAAAAGATGCAAACACTACAAAAGACAACGAACATACACTCGATGATTTTATCAAGCTTTTAGTGGATGAAAACAGTCTAAATCCTAAAGATATACCGGTTTAA
- a CDS encoding pyruvate dehydrogenase complex E1 component subunit beta, giving the protein MRQIQFREALREAMSEEMRRDESIFLIGEEVAEYNGAYKVSQGMLDEFGAKRVIDTPIAELGFTGISIGASMAGLRPIVEFMTFNFSLVAIDQIINSAAKMHSMSGGEFFCPIVFRGPTASAGQLGAQHSNAFENWYANTAGLKVIVPSNPYDAKGLLKSAIRDDNPIVFMESEQMYGMKWGVPEEEYLIEIGKANIVKTGNDVTVVSFGKMMHVAQDATNELAKNGIDVELIDLRTVRPIDYDTVIESIKKTNRLVIVEEAWPLASISSEVAYMVQRRAFDYLDAPIVRVTSKDVPLPYASTLVDAYLPNVKSIVEAVNQVTYKS; this is encoded by the coding sequence ATGAGACAAATTCAATTTAGAGAAGCCTTGCGCGAAGCCATGAGTGAAGAAATGAGAAGAGATGAAAGTATCTTTCTTATTGGCGAAGAAGTTGCAGAATACAATGGTGCATACAAAGTAAGCCAAGGGATGTTGGATGAGTTTGGAGCAAAAAGAGTCATTGATACACCGATTGCAGAATTGGGTTTTACCGGTATTTCAATAGGTGCTTCTATGGCTGGTTTACGCCCAATAGTTGAATTCATGACGTTCAATTTCTCATTGGTAGCAATAGACCAGATTATTAACTCAGCTGCCAAAATGCACAGCATGAGCGGAGGTGAATTTTTCTGTCCCATCGTTTTTAGAGGTCCCACAGCTTCTGCAGGACAGCTAGGTGCACAGCACTCAAATGCTTTTGAGAATTGGTATGCAAACACAGCCGGTTTAAAAGTAATAGTTCCTTCCAATCCTTATGACGCTAAGGGTCTGTTAAAGTCTGCAATCAGAGACGACAACCCAATTGTGTTCATGGAGTCCGAGCAAATGTATGGTATGAAATGGGGCGTTCCTGAAGAAGAGTATTTAATCGAAATTGGAAAAGCAAATATTGTCAAGACAGGGAATGATGTTACGGTAGTATCTTTTGGAAAAATGATGCATGTTGCCCAAGATGCAACCAACGAGTTAGCAAAAAACGGCATTGATGTAGAGTTAATAGACTTGCGTACTGTTAGACCTATCGACTATGACACCGTGATTGAATCCATTAAAAAGACAAACAGATTAGTTATTGTTGAAGAGGCATGGCCACTGGCTTCTATCTCAAGTGAAGTTGCCTACATGGTTCAACGCAGAGCATTTGATTATTTAGATGCTCCTATTGTGAGAGTAACCAGCAAAGACGTACCGCTTCCTTATGCATCCACTTTAGTTGATGCTTATCTGCCAAATGTGAAAAGCATTGTAGAGGCTGTTAATCAAGTTACTTATAAATCTTAA
- a CDS encoding FAD-binding oxidoreductase, giving the protein MEEKFENIGVVESVINLSPSVKHYTVSVNDKADFDFEPGQFVIISFPGIQHQFPYRSYSIASAPMTNHFDLCVVLKEDGAASPILFEKAVGDSIRFSAPQGKFVLPDETAGKTFCFICTGTGVAPFRAMIQHLISKQLPFEKIILIFGGRKQEDLLYREEFESLAKTDARFEYYPVLSREYWDGYQGYVHQIYLNKPAYTGQANMLFYICGWSEMVREAKNNLKEMGYSRKEIKFELFD; this is encoded by the coding sequence GTGGAAGAAAAATTTGAAAATATTGGCGTTGTTGAATCCGTGATAAACCTTTCACCATCTGTAAAACATTATACTGTTAGTGTGAATGATAAAGCGGATTTTGATTTTGAGCCCGGTCAATTTGTGATTATTTCTTTTCCGGGTATTCAACATCAGTTTCCTTATAGAAGTTATTCAATTGCATCAGCACCTATGACAAATCATTTTGATTTATGTGTTGTACTGAAAGAAGATGGAGCAGCAAGTCCCATTCTTTTTGAAAAGGCTGTAGGTGATAGTATTCGGTTTAGTGCACCGCAAGGTAAATTCGTGCTTCCTGATGAAACTGCCGGTAAAACCTTTTGCTTTATTTGCACAGGAACCGGTGTAGCACCTTTTAGAGCAATGATTCAGCATTTGATTAGCAAACAATTACCTTTTGAAAAGATTATTCTGATTTTTGGAGGTAGAAAACAAGAGGATTTGCTCTACCGTGAGGAGTTTGAATCACTTGCAAAAACTGATGCTCGCTTTGAATATTATCCTGTATTGTCTCGTGAATACTGGGATGGTTATCAAGGATATGTTCACCAAATCTATTTGAATAAACCTGCATATACAGGTCAGGCGAATATGTTGTTTTATATCTGTGGGTGGTCAGAGATGGTGCGTGAGGCTAAGAACAATCTAAAAGAGATGGGGTACTCAAGAAAAGAAATTAAGTTTGAACTCTTTGATTAA
- a CDS encoding SPASM domain-containing protein gives MGLRAKIKDAFQFLKVLDYQRISNAVGLYRSYQKAKKKVPTETRFFPAALNIEPTTSCNLRCPQCPSGLRAFTRPTGMLQYELAEKVVSELSPNLLFLTLYFQGEPYLNPDFNKIVRLAANKRIYTITSSNGHFFKNDEIAEQVVNSGLNRLIISIDGVTQESYGHYRIGGQLDKVLAGTKAILEAKKRLRKSTPYVVWQFIVFKHNAHELPAIKKLAKQYKVDGLQIKTAQVYDFETGDDWIPDDENLSRYKKIAGKFVFKNSLLNHCWKMWHSAVVTWDGGVVPCCFDKDGKHNFGNLNENSFAEIWQGRKYMGFRQKLFIGRKEIDICKNCSEGTKVFVSRS, from the coding sequence ATGGGGTTGCGAGCTAAAATTAAGGATGCATTTCAATTTCTTAAAGTATTAGATTATCAACGAATTTCAAATGCAGTTGGTTTGTATCGTTCTTATCAAAAGGCAAAGAAAAAAGTGCCGACAGAAACGCGCTTTTTTCCTGCGGCATTGAATATTGAACCTACTACTTCTTGTAATCTCCGCTGTCCGCAGTGTCCCAGTGGACTAAGGGCTTTTACTCGCCCAACCGGTATGTTGCAATATGAACTTGCGGAGAAGGTTGTTTCAGAATTATCTCCAAACCTTTTGTTTCTTACCCTTTATTTTCAAGGAGAGCCATATTTAAACCCGGATTTTAATAAGATTGTAAGGCTTGCAGCTAACAAACGTATTTATACAATTACAAGCAGTAACGGACATTTTTTTAAAAATGATGAAATTGCGGAACAGGTTGTGAATAGCGGTCTGAATAGACTCATCATTTCAATTGATGGTGTAACTCAAGAAAGTTACGGTCATTATAGGATTGGAGGACAACTTGATAAAGTGTTAGCAGGGACTAAAGCAATTTTAGAGGCAAAAAAAAGACTACGCAAATCCACCCCTTATGTCGTATGGCAGTTTATTGTATTTAAACATAATGCCCATGAGTTGCCTGCAATCAAGAAACTTGCTAAACAATACAAAGTAGATGGCTTGCAAATAAAGACAGCCCAAGTTTATGATTTTGAGACCGGAGATGATTGGATTCCCGATGATGAGAACCTGAGCAGATACAAAAAAATAGCAGGTAAATTTGTCTTTAAAAACAGTTTATTAAATCATTGTTGGAAAATGTGGCATAGTGCGGTAGTAACTTGGGATGGGGGAGTAGTGCCATGTTGTTTTGACAAGGACGGTAAACATAATTTTGGTAATCTAAACGAAAATAGCTTTGCTGAAATTTGGCAAGGGCGCAAGTATATGGGTTTTAGACAAAAACTCTTTATTGGACGCAAAGAAATTGATATTTGCAAAAACTGTTCGGAAGGAACGAAGGTTTTTGTGAGCAGGTCTTAA
- a CDS encoding Mur ligase family protein produces the protein MRIHIIAIGGAVMHNLALELKHRGHQVSGSDDTIFSPAKERLQQAGLLPDKEGWEPTMITPNIDLIILGMHAKMDNLELLKAKELGIKIQSFPEFIASHAANKKRIVIAGSHGKTTTTAMVMHCLKTNNVPFDYLVGSQLEGFERMVSLSDAPYMVIEGDEYLSSALDMRPKFLHYQPHVAVITGIAWDHINVFKTYPEYVNQFNLFTESLAPHAHLYVHKSVVEEPLFDSQVPYKQYDSFEFIDTEDNSVVLFENNQYAMQIFGAFNFQNMKAASLLCNAVEINTAKFLKSMTSFHGTGKRQEKVFESDSVLAMRDFAHSPSKVQAAVKAVRAKFSQRHLVCMLELHTYSSLNEEFIPHYTNSLESADAALVFIDKHALEIKDKTFPNEALLHQTFPNAVIAKSVEDIKKFVLSNRSKEPAVWMMMSSGNFGGWRFE, from the coding sequence ATGAGAATCCATATAATTGCAATCGGGGGAGCGGTCATGCATAACCTCGCATTAGAACTGAAACATAGGGGTCATCAAGTCAGCGGTAGTGACGACACTATTTTTAGCCCTGCCAAAGAACGCTTACAACAGGCAGGATTGCTCCCAGACAAAGAGGGTTGGGAACCGACAATGATCACACCGAACATTGATTTAATCATTCTTGGCATGCATGCAAAAATGGACAATCTTGAATTGCTCAAAGCCAAAGAATTAGGAATAAAAATTCAATCTTTCCCTGAATTTATTGCTTCTCATGCAGCTAATAAAAAGCGAATAGTGATTGCCGGAAGTCATGGCAAAACAACTACAACAGCCATGGTAATGCATTGTTTAAAGACAAATAATGTCCCTTTTGATTATCTTGTCGGCTCTCAGTTAGAAGGTTTTGAAAGAATGGTATCCTTGAGTGATGCACCATATATGGTGATTGAAGGTGATGAGTATCTTTCTTCAGCATTAGATATGCGTCCAAAATTCTTGCATTATCAGCCTCATGTTGCAGTAATTACAGGCATTGCGTGGGATCATATCAATGTTTTCAAGACTTATCCTGAATATGTTAATCAATTTAATTTATTTACAGAATCTTTAGCACCCCATGCGCATTTGTATGTACATAAATCAGTTGTTGAAGAACCTTTATTCGACAGCCAAGTGCCGTACAAACAATATGATTCCTTTGAATTTATTGACACCGAAGACAATTCCGTTGTCCTTTTTGAAAACAATCAATATGCTATGCAGATTTTTGGAGCATTTAATTTCCAGAATATGAAAGCGGCTTCTTTGTTATGCAATGCTGTAGAGATTAATACTGCTAAATTTCTCAAGAGTATGACAAGTTTTCATGGAACGGGTAAACGACAAGAAAAAGTTTTTGAATCTGATTCAGTCCTTGCCATGCGTGATTTTGCACACTCTCCTTCTAAAGTTCAAGCTGCTGTCAAAGCTGTTCGTGCTAAATTTAGTCAAAGACATTTAGTATGTATGTTAGAATTGCATACGTATAGCAGTTTGAACGAAGAGTTTATTCCTCACTACACAAATAGTCTTGAATCAGCAGATGCAGCACTCGTTTTTATTGACAAACATGCACTTGAAATAAAAGATAAAACATTTCCAAACGAAGCACTGTTACATCAAACATTCCCCAACGCTGTTATAGCAAAAAGTGTGGAAGACATTAAGAAATTTGTATTATCAAACCGTTCCAAAGAGCCTGCTGTCTGGATGATGATGAGTTCAGGCAATTTTGGCGGATGGAGGTTTGAATAA
- a CDS encoding DUF4286 family protein produces MFYYNVTCHADKSVEESWVQWMTNIHIPEVMQTGCFLECKMLKLISHDHIDNATTYAIQYLYKTPEHFEKYLQQFAEGLREKTIKEFGNTVHAFRTQLQILEQF; encoded by the coding sequence ATGTTTTATTACAATGTAACATGTCATGCAGATAAATCTGTAGAAGAAAGCTGGGTTCAATGGATGACCAACATCCATATCCCGGAAGTGATGCAAACCGGTTGTTTTCTTGAGTGCAAAATGCTCAAACTTATTTCACACGACCACATAGACAACGCTACCACTTATGCCATACAGTATTTATACAAAACACCGGAACACTTTGAAAAATACCTTCAACAATTTGCAGAAGGATTGCGTGAAAAAACGATCAAAGAGTTTGGCAACACTGTACACGCATTTAGAACCCAACTTCAAATACTTGAACAATTTTAG
- the rimM gene encoding ribosome maturation factor RimM (Essential for efficient processing of 16S rRNA) has protein sequence MHNRFFGNIHSKPTQKVGFVVKTLGFKGVIKVAVYSDEIFDNITQSGFLLLNREGRWVPYKIESYNIENDSIKLTDLNNEAEAQAICGLEIHLHKSEMDNLSEDSFNFLIGFTMFNQDNHKIGIITDLIQMHLSSLLEVRMEEKNILVPIHESLIINIDEASKSLTLTMHEGLTEL, from the coding sequence ATGCACAACCGTTTCTTTGGAAATATTCATTCAAAACCCACTCAAAAGGTGGGTTTTGTTGTTAAAACACTTGGTTTTAAGGGTGTTATCAAGGTTGCAGTTTATTCTGATGAAATTTTTGACAACATTACCCAATCCGGATTTTTATTATTGAATCGCGAAGGTCGCTGGGTTCCATATAAAATCGAGTCTTATAATATAGAAAATGACTCAATAAAATTAACAGACCTGAATAATGAAGCAGAAGCGCAAGCGATTTGCGGTTTAGAAATACATCTTCATAAATCCGAAATGGATAATTTATCCGAAGATTCCTTCAACTTTCTGATTGGCTTTACAATGTTCAACCAAGACAACCATAAAATTGGAATCATTACAGATCTTATTCAAATGCATTTAAGCTCCTTATTGGAAGTTAGAATGGAAGAAAAAAACATTCTGGTTCCTATTCACGAAAGCTTAATCATCAATATTGATGAAGCATCTAAGTCCCTTACCTTAACAATGCATGAAGGGCTGACTGAATTGTAA